The Vitis vinifera cultivar Pinot Noir 40024 chromosome 1, ASM3070453v1 DNA segment TTCTTtttaatgtatataatatagaaataaagtttttctaccaaaaaaaatatatattttatttgggaACTTTTCTTTGTCATCCATTCTCCGTCTATTCCTGAATAAGCCCATATTCCTTTCCTTTGAAATTAGCAATCCGCCGTGGTAAACGAGACTTCATTTTTGACGGTCAAAGTGTTCATTATGCGTCAACAAAGCCTAGCCATTCTGAATTCTGAACTCTGaacctttaattttttctttttagaaaaaagaatCAGTTCAAAATACCAATTTCGTCTTTTATACTGTTGGGGAAACACATTCACAGGCCGAGCCCACCATACATGAGCAAACATCTGGCCCAACGAAGAGGCAGGTGAGTGGTTGGTAGTGCGCACATCACAACCTCGGATGGGATGATGTATGTGTCTAAATTTGGTGCTGCTCCTGTTTCCTTCAAATTTGACCCCCTCCTATTCTATTGGTCCTTCCTGTAAAACGTCTGCTACTTTTTTATttgtccttttttcttttctaccgGATTTGCTGCGTTTTCAAGCATTCAAATCTggttttcaaacatttttcttattcaaGAATTGTGCCACATGCACAACGGTATTTATATTACCTATTTATATGATCAACCTTATTTAGTAAATACAAaagtcttttaaaatttaatcaccATATACTCACGCCTAGGCTTGGGCTTTGGGtttgttagatttttttatgGACCGAGCCTGAGGAAagacaaatgaattaaaaagtGGGCCTCGTAAAATCCACATCGGTTCTTGACAGCCTATAAATTGAATAAACCAGACATCCAGTCCAAAACAAATTAGAGGCCTGACCCCCTTCCCAAAGAGAACGAGTGTATTTGCAGAGGAACCAAAATGTAGGTTCAGACGGATACAGAAAAATAGGAGAGTTTAAtgacaaaaaacaaatacaaaagcAGGTCGACAGATTAAGATGGACATCAATGTAAGCTGTTTTATCATTGTGCTAAGGTGTCATCAGTCTCAAGCTCACTAACCTGATACTCAAAGACCATTATTAGTGGCCCATTTATATGAAAGTACAATTTAACGTCCTACGGTTTCTGGAACAATTGAACTGGTAAGAACACTTAATGGAACACCCTGAGTTTGCCATAGACATGAAAAGACGAGAACAGAGATTTTTATCAAGATTTGGTACACTTATGCAGCAGCACCGATGCACTCAATTGCCTGTTTGCATATGCCAGTCATGGTTGCCTCAGGTCCATAAACCTGTAAAAGAACATATAAACAGAAACGATTTTCAGAGAAGTAATTTGATGGAATTATCCCACATCATGAGGGTTGTTTTAACCCTAACAGATGATTCTGagattttagataaataaagaTATACCTCAAGAGGGATTCCAATTTCCTCTCCAAGAGTCCGCATTTTTGCAAGACCCCTCTGGTAATTTGGACCTCCTCTCCTAACGTATATGTGCATTCTTGAAGCTTTAAGCTTTGATTCCTGCTTACACAATAATACATAAATTCagtgttattttttaaagtaaaatggCAACATGGGAATTTTGCAAAGCTCGAATAGGAATAAGATCACCTTCTCTTTCAAAGCGCGAATTATGCCATTAAAAGTAGCAGCAACATCAGTAAAGTTAGCTATTCCTCCTCCAATTACAAGAGCTCTCTTAAGGCCATCAGGGTTTGCAGTTGCACACTGTAGACAATTCATGTAATTAGTGACAGCTGaatgacaaaaacaaaaacaaaattggtTTGTGAATGAGCACTTTACAGTAAACCATAATGTTTTGAAATATTGGCAGTGAAAGTGAAGCAATATGTAAATGAAGTATGCGATAtattgaataaggaaaaaaactacttaaaataaacaaattagcatatcaattaaaataatgtttCATCTCTAGCATGGTACAGATGAGTCCTTACATCAATTACAACTCTAGCATACTGCAATACTTCCTCTTCATTTGGTGCTCCACTATACTCTGCATAGTTCCCAAGCTCAGAAGCATAACCGAGATCACCAACCTGATAAGACGAAATATTTATTAACAGTAAAAATAGCATGAGCTGAAAGTAAATTAAAACCTTGAAGTCCTAATCCCTAAATTTAAATGATGAGAACCGCACCGTATCTGCATAGATGACACTTGCACCTCCTCCTGCTACCATAGTCCAAATCCGTCCCTTGGGGTTCAGAACTGTGAACTTCAAAGAGGCACTTGTCTGCAAGAATATGACAACTTGTAAAGTTTAATAACATCCTCATGAATGAGGATACCCACTGAAAAGACATGTGATCCTTTTTGGGGAATCTCAAAAATGTTACAAGATTATACCTAAAAAAATCccagatagagagagagagaaagagcaaGCTTTAATTTATCTACAGCAAAGGGATGACTACTAGTGGCTTGCTATGTTGAAATATTTTCCTACTGGCATGATTTGAATTGGTTGTGCAAGCTACAATCCTGGGTTTTGCACTAGATGATAACATGAagattcaaatgaaaaaaatgacaaCAGAAAATTGTCATTTGTAGGCAGTGATTGGTGGGTGAAAACAGATTTCGGGTACAAGTAGTAAGCAATTAAGCATCCATATGTACCTTTTCATCTAGCCCATGAATAAAGGTTTCTGTAGGACTCATAACTCTTCCAAATGGCATTGGAAATTCAATATTGCCCCACCTGTGAAAGCAAAGCCATGTTAGAGGTGAAAACACATAAATTAGTGTTATCAAATCATCTAGTTTATACTActaaaacaagagaaaaaagtGCAACTAAAAATGGGAATGTACTTCTTGAAGTTCTTGAAAGCAGCAGTATCGTCCAGCTCGCCTCTCATATCCAAAGGATAAGGCTTTCCATCAACCAATGTAAAAGGATTCATCTCTAGGAAAGTGAAGTCCAGATCTGGCAAATGAAAAATTTAGAGTTGATGGCAAATTATAACAGATCATAAAGTTGTTTAGCaactataaaataatatgaatttcTTGAAGATTATAGATATAcctaaaaataaagcaaaaaccACTTTGATAAACTCCTCAATTTTCCCCTTGATCTGAATCAACAAACAATATGTTAGTGATTTCAAATCCACAGCAGAACAGCTTCCCACAGACAATAAGAATGAAAAGAGAATACACGATTGCACTGAATATGCAGTATTTGTTCTGGCCTTGCTTTAAGCAAGATAAAGTAGCACAATCTGATAAAACAAGGGTAAATGGCCCTAATtctggatttttatttttttttcatctaacaACAGCCAATGAAGGAACAGAACAGTGGTTGACTAGGTTATTGATTAACTATAAATTACCTCCAAGGGAAGGGTGGCAACTAGTGGAGAACAAATTTCTGAGGTAAAAGTGGCCCCGGTTGGGATAAATATAGTTTTAACCTGTAAAAAACAGATCCCGTCATAAATTAAGGGGCAATAAAGAAAGATAATAAACGAGTGTAAAGAACAATGGTTTCAATCATAAAGGGTCTTTCATGGACTAATAGtaacaaaaaatgaatttatgttTAGAAGTACCTTATCCCAGTTCTCTTCAATTTCAATACCTCCACATTCGGAAAAGCTTATGCTACTCCCAAGTCGCTCTGAAACCATGTTTAGGTAAAACTCTTCATTGTGTGGGATGAAGGGTTCAACAATGAATGTTGTGATAGGCCCTCTGCATCCCCCCATCTCTACCTAGAAACCCAAATGGATAATAGAAGCATAAGAAATCCACTTCATCAAGGGATGGAattcaatgataaaaatataacataCTCATATTAACATACTCATCAAAGGATTAAAAATGAGTCACATGGTGAAAGAGTTTAAATACCTCTTTGCCAAGACGTTCTTTCACGAAAGTACCAACTTGAGCCAAATCTAAATTCAGGGCAACTAAACCACTCTTCCCACGCTTGCCAAATAACATGTCAGGTTTCACGACCAGTTTCCCTGATAAGAGCCAAGGTTCCTTCTCTGCTAGCTCATTGAAGTCAGTTGACTCTGTGATCTGAGgcataacaaaaggaaaacaatacATCATTGAAGTTCAATCAAAACTGGAAATatataaatccaaaaaaatcttCATGTCTTGAATTTTTACACAAAATCTgaaacattaaaaaaagaaaaaaagaaaaaaagaaaaaaaaaaaaacaacaacacaacaaaacaaaacaaattccaTCATCCTGAACATTCCTTGCTGATCAGGAAGTCTCCGTCTCTGTTAAGGATGTGCAAAAACACCGATTAAACCAACTGAACCAAACCAATCAATTTTTACATTTTGGTTTCCTAAATATAAAACTGAACTAGATTGGTCCAGTATATggtttccatttaaaaaatcgATAATAATTGAACTGAACCAAAAGGACAAAATATTTGTTGATTATATTATTAGTCTAGTGCACACTTTTCACATCAATAGGATCCCCAACTACACTTGCATAGCTTTTTTTTCTGTCATTAGGCTACTTAATTAAATTAaccatagttgttaaaaacttacgaTACACAATACgatacatttttttatgaaaattgataCATAGTACAATGCAcatcttattttaaaacatatcttACGATagatatatgatatgatatgtaATATTACAATACaacgatatatatatatttaactattttctataaaaaaaatttaaatcaaattaattttttttattaaaagaatttattatattaattgtttaaaatatattaaaagattaaaaattgatcataaaaaaaagaaataggtAAATAATCTTATATGAAAAGTTATGTTCTTGTTGTTTGTTATATTAAAATTCAATcaagtttatttttacaatgTATATTGGAAAATTTCTATTTGAATCATTgttaaaaattgaagaagtttttttttatggattataTGATGAATCTATATATTACAGTCacattttgttaatttgaacttgtcaaaacttttaacattcaatattttcttttgatatgATATAGATTAACTCTTTAGAACCTACTATCTTCCATAAAATTAGTTATATATTACTCTATACTTCATACTTTCAATAGATAtacaaacatatttttcttatttatttttcactatataaaaaaacttataatacaCGATATAATATGatacatgataaaaaaaatagaaaaacaatacaCGATACTTTTTATGAGCTAACAACTATGTAACTGAAATGTGCTATAACATGAATTATTCGTGTCATTGGTTATTGATGTAATGATTTGATTTCAACCATCCATAAGACAATTGAATATAATAGCATTATTTGACCTTTTTAGTCCACAATGTCCAATTATgggcttttttatttttgtccaaattaaCCCAAAAAATTCATTTCTGCTGTTAAACTGAACCAAACCAAAACAAAGTAAACTGACTTAAATCGGTTGTTGTTATTAAACAGAACTGAACCAATTAGTTTCTTCCTTAAGTTCGATTAGTTTGGTTCTTAATgcataaaaactaataaaatggTTCAATTTGATTTTACTGCTCAAAATCAAAGTAACTGAAGAGTGCACACCCCTAGTCTCTGTGAAAATACAGATAGTTTCATATTAATTCTCATATTTCAGTTTCACACAAAAAATTGATCATTTTGGACATTGAATTCTGGTTCAGACAGCTAAAATCACAGTGTTAACCAAAACTGCCAATTGAGAATTACAGATTTCTAATCCTAGACCTTTTTAGACATTGTTAGAGTTTTTCAAGAATCCTTCTGATAGTAATAAATAAGATAGCACCCATCATATAATTATGTGCAAATTAATCTTTCTTACCGAACAAAGCTCTCTTAAcaatgatgataaatgtataCTACTATAATAAAGATAAAGAATCCTTCTTGTAGAACTTTATTCACAAAATTAAAGCTCAAATCTAGAAACTATACTCACTTGAGCTGATTTAATTGGAAGGTCGGTACCAGAGAGCCTCTTAAAATGCTCCTTCAACAGCCTCTTGGAATCGTACTCTCTGATCTTCTTGCGCGCCATTTTTGACCTGTTTTTCAAAAGTTCAACCATCAGAGTTCAATTTGAGCTTAGATCTACTTACCAGGTCACAAGAATCCAACAAAACTTGCagttgatataaaaaataaaacaaaaacattaaattcaatttaaaaaaccaaggaaaacataataaaaactGAAAACTTACGGGGAAAATGCATCCAATTGATGACTTTAAAACAGATGCATAAAAATTAATGATGGACGAAAATAACAGAAATACCAATAACACAATGCTCCGTTTGGCCGATGAGAAAACATCGAAGAAAAACAACTAACTCggaattttttcattttaggaCTCCTAATTCGACGATTTGGCCGCACTGAGGTTAAtttccaaaaccaaaacaacaaaaagcCACAAGATTCaaacttttgattttatttttgtcctccaatttctcggcaaccaaaagGAGCGCAAATGTAGAAATTTCAGGAAACGAAACAGATCAGAAAATGTAAACAGAGTAAAATCAAGCAAAGGAGGGTAGAGACGATCGAAGGTAGAGAAtgttgaaatttgagaagaATTGCAATACCGTTGAGGGAGACGTAAGAAAGGTAGGCGTACGGGCTTCTGATGGACAAGTTCCCACACAGTAATGCAATACACCTTCGCTTCCTCTATTTTGTATTTATAGTTGAGAAATAATatgcatttattttattttccaaaaaagaaaattgatttggCTGATTTCTTACTTTTGTGGCAAATTGGATTATTTGGACACGCGCGGCAGCTACCCACGATTACCAACGGTTCAACCATTTTTCAATTGGGGATGCAATCTGGTGGGTCGCGTGATGGAGGATTAGGTATTGCAGCGGTCCCCGCTGCC contains these protein-coding regions:
- the LOC100255189 gene encoding ATP-citrate synthase alpha chain protein 1 isoform X2, whose product is MARKKIREYDSKRLLKEHFKRLSGTDLPIKSAQITESTDFNELAEKEPWLLSGKLVVKPDMLFGKRGKSGLVALNLDLAQVGTFVKERLGKEVEMGGCRGPITTFIVEPFIPHNEEFYLNMVSERLGSSISFSECGGIEIEENWDKVKTIFIPTGATFTSEICSPLVATLPLEIKGKIEEFIKVVFALFLDLDFTFLEMNPFTLVDGKPYPLDMRGELDDTAAFKNFKKWGNIEFPMPFGRVMSPTETFIHGLDEKTSASLKFTVLNPKGRIWTMVAGGGASVIYADTVGDLGYASELGNYAEYSGAPNEEEVLQYARVVIDCATANPDGLKRALVIGGGIANFTDVAATFNGIIRALKEKESKLKASRMHIYVRRGGPNYQRGLAKMRTLGEEIGIPLEVYGPEATMTGICKQAIECIGAAA
- the LOC100255189 gene encoding ATP-citrate synthase alpha chain protein 1 isoform X1, producing the protein MKKFRVSCFSSMFSHRPNGALCYWSKMARKKIREYDSKRLLKEHFKRLSGTDLPIKSAQITESTDFNELAEKEPWLLSGKLVVKPDMLFGKRGKSGLVALNLDLAQVGTFVKERLGKEVEMGGCRGPITTFIVEPFIPHNEEFYLNMVSERLGSSISFSECGGIEIEENWDKVKTIFIPTGATFTSEICSPLVATLPLEIKGKIEEFIKVVFALFLDLDFTFLEMNPFTLVDGKPYPLDMRGELDDTAAFKNFKKWGNIEFPMPFGRVMSPTETFIHGLDEKTSASLKFTVLNPKGRIWTMVAGGGASVIYADTVGDLGYASELGNYAEYSGAPNEEEVLQYARVVIDCATANPDGLKRALVIGGGIANFTDVAATFNGIIRALKEKESKLKASRMHIYVRRGGPNYQRGLAKMRTLGEEIGIPLEVYGPEATMTGICKQAIECIGAAA